CTATGAGAACAGCAgctctttaatgtattgtggtgctaagttGTTAAGTGATTTATGAACTAACGACACTATTCTTTGAGCAACAAAgacaacataataaaaaactgatattCAGATTCAAATATAGACAAGTATGTTTCCAATCAGTTTGTAACCTACCAGCGCAAACATTGCATTCAGTAACAGCTAGCATCTATCCACTAACCAAAatcattaaagtaaaacaaagtacAAGTGCAACAAATCTACAATGACTCTAAATGCATTCAAATTCACTTTTATTAACAAACAATTAATGTGGAGACAAtctcacttaaaaataaacatttaaatgaaaatctaaaactaacagaaaaagattatttcttcaaagtatttcagctaaatccatttgaaatgttttttttaacaaagctgctacatttacaaaatgtcacCCAGCTATAATTACTGTGCTTTCAAATAGCAAGTTACTGAGAATATTGATATTCAAGGTTCAAATTATGCCATGTGCTCTTTCATGTGAACAGTGAAATTGGTTATCcgagtgaaactttttccacacgTCGCACAAGAGAGgtctctcacctgtgtgagttctcatatgaaaaagtaaattagatttaaacCGGAAAGGTCTTCCACAAATCAcacagaataaagttttaattccCTGTGAGTTTGAATGTGTACAGAAAGATTAGAGTTTtgagtgaaactttttccacagatcttacatgaaaaaggcttctcacccgtGTGAATCCTCTTGTGactatttaaataacatttgtaACCAAAGTGTTTTCCACAGATCttacatgaaaaaggcttctcaccagTGTGAGACCTCATGTGACagattaaattgtgttttctggTGAACTTTTGGTCACAGCGTGTACATGGAAAAGGCCTCTCGCCTGTGTGGCTTCTCATGTGCCAAATTAAAGTTCCTTTTTGACTGAATTCTTTTCCACAAATTGTACATGAAAAAGGTTTCTCGCCTGTGTGACTCCTCATGTGAagatttaaattacttttgaaatcaaaatgttttccacaggtcacacatgtaTGTCCCTTCTCACCCATGTGAGTCTGCATGtgatcaattaaaacatttttactgggAAATACGTTTTTACAGATCGTACATGTGTAAGGCACATCAAGATGATATCTCATGTGTTTCTTTAAAGCGTCCTTTGAACTGTATTGTTTTCTACACATTGAACAGATGAACTGTTCTCCgtctgtgtgaattttcatgtGTAGAGTCAGAGTATTGTTtacagaaaaggttttattacaaattttacaGGAATGTAATTTTTGGTCTGGGTGAgctttcttttgccttttttgttttgaactgtcagttttacttttctgctgtttctttttctgacatctctctttttgtttctgttcttcatcTGGATCGTCAGAACTGCTTCCTTCCTGATCCTGGTTGTCATCCTCAGCAGAGTCATGAGAGATTAGTTGGTttctctgtggttctgtttcattgTGGATTCTTTGCACTTTAGAAGGCATCATCAAAATGTCATCAGTCTCCTGTTTCAGCACAAGATGCTCTTCATCCTGACTGATGCAGAgttgcttctcttcctctttgaaCTCTTGAGGTTCTGTTtcctcttctttctgttttatctgcagaggttctggttcctcttgttcctgttttatttgcagaggTTCTGGAtcctcttgtttctgttttatctgcataggttctggttcctcttgttTCTGTATtctctgcagaggttctggttcctcttgttTCTGTATTCcttgcagaggttctggttcctcttgtttctgttttatctgcagatgttCTGGTTTCTTTGGATCTAAAGTGGAGTTTTCCCCCTGGTTGCTGGGTTTATTGAGAACCTCCTCTTTACACAGAtctggacaaaagaaaaaaaatgaaagctttgAAACATCAATCAAagatcaaaattttattttaatccattGATGCATCTAAACATGGTTTCCTTTGAATAttctaaaatttaaacatttaagtttgaaaaattaactCAATTAGATGAATGTTGAGTTAATTTTTCTGGGTGAGCAAACACTATCCTAGTATCTCCCTAGTGAATATTCCAAAAaatttcttttctccctttAGATACAGAATATACAACACATAAAATACTCAGATagaaagaataaatcaaaactctAAAGTGCTTTTTAATCTCAGCTATTGAAACTTGCAGACTAAGAAATGATTAAGTAATGGTCCGACAATAGGAAGGATTGATGCTGGATTGGAAAACAGTAATATTAGACCAGAATTACCACTGGATGTGCTGAAACAGTGACGTCTAAATACACTGAAGTCGGGTTTTGAGAGGAAAGAAGATCAACTTCCAGACCCTAAACTCAGCTAATCTCAGGGAATCTTATGAGGATGAAACACGTCCACAACTCAGCAGCTGAAGTGGCAAAGAACATGGAGAATCGAGATAACAATGTTATCAAACCACCTAAACTCAggttataaaattaaaactgcagcatgGAGAAAGCCTGGAGAGATGAGAAGAGGatttcaaacaagaaagcaCAGAAGCATCACAAGTACAAACTAGAGGCTTAGCCAACAAAATGACATGTAAAGacataaattacaacaaaataaaaaactggtGTGCTTTTACTGACTGTATAAAGCAGTGATTACAATAACTCAAGTGGCGACAATGGAAGGAGAATTTCATCGATTCAATGATTGTTGATACCTGAAAATATAATGTTTCAATTAttcactgtgtgtttttatgactttgtatttttatgatgttaagcactttgaactttcttgttgctgaaatctggatacaaataaacataactgaACATTATTGAAACGTGTTTCAATTATTTTGGTCATTCTACCTGAGCTAAAAGAAGAAACGTTTTAAACTGCAGCAGTTTGAAGATATTAAATGTAGCGAGTGATAAATATTcgcaaattaatttttcttgacACAAGTGTGCAAAATTCTTTTCCAccatttgttttggatatttagggacaaaactaagatatttttttaaagtgtgactCAAAGACTATGATTTGTGTCTTGTTGTTAAGAATTTGAAGAGGTAACtgctgttttgtatttgtgaaatatgaaagaaaatctacaaTTAAAAAACTCAAAGGATTTTTCTTGGAAACTTAAACTTCTCGGTTACAGGGCACAAATACTTTTACCTCCATTATTGACTCCCATGTAGGAGTTTTGCAGTTCAGCAACTTGGTGTTGTAATCtgactctttttctctttttaattcaTGGAGGTCCCTCCTCTTCAGTTCATTCCCAGTCAGATGTAAATCAACAACCCGCTCATCCCCCACCTGGTTTCTTTGGTTCTTTTGTTTGGAGTGCAATGGTGGGAATGCTCATGCAATTTTTTTTGAATTAGgttcaaaacaaatttgcagATAAAGTTGTAACCTTCACCCTCAGTTCAGAGttgattttttctgtttttggcaaAGAGTCTTTCACCCTTCCTTCAAaccatttgttttctctgttcagAAGCCAAGAATCATTGTTGTAGTTGTTCCTGGCATTAATTTTGAGTCTATAGCTTTAAAACAACTTACCCACTGTTAAGATTACATGAGTTTTAATATGCTCAATATTCATTTTTCAATCAACACTTAACAGACTTGGTTCtacatttatacaaataaaagagaACACAAAATATGAGCCATAATTTAACATAGAACGAATCTAAACAATAATGAAATACAAGATTaagcacaaaacataaaactaattatAAACTAATAATTTTAGTTAGTTAGTAAAACTAATCATTTTAAGCGCAAACTTTAACCAGTACTTTCTTAAACTGGTGAAGTAGAGATGAGGGAGTCACGAACAAACTGTAATTTTGAtgttacatccatccatccattttctcccGTTTATCCTGGTCGGGTCGCGGGCGTGGCAGcctcagaagggaggcccagacttccctctccccggccacttcttccagctcttccgggggaatcccgaggcgttcccaggttTTCATATTATATAATGAATAGTAAATAGTCGAGGTCAGAGTTAATCAttctaagtatttatttatttatttccggCGGGAACTGATTTGATATTTCTGAGTCTTTTAGTTTGAGTTCAGGATCGGCCCTGAAAAATTTCCTATCTTGTCTATAGCTgtctttaacttgtttttaacTCTTCTGAGGAAAATTTAAGAGTGTTTCGTACCTATCCGGTGTAAGATTATCTTCGGTATCCGGGTAAAAAACAGCAGTCTGTGCTGATACTCCATCTTGTCCTCCATCTTAacgttgatttctttaaactctgaatgtttctccagcaggagttacctgctcgttgataaactctctCTGAGGCTTAAAATGAGtagatttttactgaaaacactcaaatatttagctaaaccTCAAACCCGTCTTCAAACAACCGACTAACAAAAGAAGCACCAACTCTATCCTGtgctctgttttcattttccgGGTGTGTCGCTGTGGCTGTCCTGAAGAAACTGTAAACGAATGATAAGATCCGCTGTGATTCACCTCTTAATATACATTTATAgttagtaaattaaaatattattgaaatattcatttagttttataactCAATTTCAAAatagtgtaatttatttaatataacttACTATAAAAAGAGGAGACTCATCGAAAATTCAAAGCGGAACTAAAAGTCGTTTACAGTTTCTTCAGTTCAGCCACAGTGGAACACACGAAATTACACGACGCACACGGTAGCTTAGCTTTCTTTTGTTAGAAGGTAATTTGAAGACGGTTTTAGGTAAACATTTGCgtgtttgcaataaaaatgtcttcagttcagCCTGAGAGGGAGTTTattagtgatggtgagatgaagcctgaggcattgaaccacttgagccaattggttcgagaaagggttcatttcttgaggcttcatgtgcacacgaaaccacctactggccaggtgtataatcacagccagctgtatcttaacacgtgtgatgcattgaatttttgtctattatggctcttgggaatgacttcacaaaaggtgtaggacgaaatcatttgtctacataaattatgtatacacatatgtgtataataaaatattgtttgaatgtatcctctgtgtgtaattattcccaaaatagtagtgtcatgtgatattgcatgttgtgtaataatgtttttctgtaactctagaaaaatggcctgggcttaatcagacagaggacagtgaaagtgcttgtggaactagggaggggtagtgaataggctaatgcttgtgtaacttggatgatttcatgcatttttattaagaaacaacaatttctccacagtttttggtttcaaacgatttctcttttttgacactacatggatgaggtgttattattgtaccccaactccttggagcacaataaacacctcacctttacagaaaataagaaacagtgaaaaatacagttcctcataagcaaacataatgcatttgcaaatgttcagttcaccttaccttaccttgttagggcttatcaattcgaaagaggaggggaaatcctcctctttctcacTGGCTCCATCCTTctcctatcctgtcctcgcgctcctaaatctatctatctatctatctatctatctatctatctatctatctatctatccatccatccatccatccatccatccgtccgtccgtccgtctgtctgtcctaaactctccaaacaccaaactaactgtctcaaactaaataaccactatccaaactctgctatccaaactatcaaaactctatccactctctcaactgaccgcaactcgcctacaacaacccacattttgaatggagcctgtggggtttctaaagccgtcaaaccccgcgccaaactctgagccacttcccgaagcagtcacgtgatacagccgggcagcgaggcttcggacgtcatcgttttcggctcctcccctaaatgaagcaagcctcgatacgcgctttacggaaacgccccctccattactcgacacacgcctcgaagcctcggcacatcacgtaacatcactacAGTTTATGAACGAGCAGGtaactcctgctggagaaacattgaaagaaatcaacgttaagatcgaggaagagatggaggatcagCGCAGACTGATGGATTTCACTCGGATACCGAAGATAATTTTACATCGGACAGGTACGAAACACCTTCACGTTTTACTAACGAGACCGTTTAAAGTAGTGATGGATAAATGAGGCGTCATGTATCGTTTCGACCCAAagcaaaactgtattgataCTGTGTCTGCACTGCACTGTTTTCACTCgtaaaacaattttaactgctcacatgagaactcacacaggtgagaagccttttccATGTGGGAATTGTGGAAAAGCCTTTACATGTCGATCTGGTTTACGTCAGCACATGATGACTCACACAAGTGAGAAGCTTTTCTCATGTGGGATCTGTGCAAAAAGTTTTGCTCAAAAATACCATTTAGCTtctcacatgagaactcacacatGCGAGAAGTCTTTCTCGTGTGGGACCGTAAAAGAAGTTtctctcataaaaaaaatcttactgctcacatgaaaattcacacagacGAGAAGTAGGGATGCACTGATTTATCAGTGTcacttttcttaatttttggaGATCTGTGATCAGCCGATAATCACagactgtcctcttctgctctcccgTGAGAGGTTTGACTATTAGTCAAAAGTTATGTCTGCACATTCGTAATTCACAATAGTCACTCTACTGTTGTCAGCTCAGCAagtttcttgctacatttactgacatttcagacaaaaaaattggtgTTGCCCAAAATTCAAAATGGTATATcaggtttttttaaagactggTCATCAGTGATCGGCAAGAAAACTGCAGTGCATcgcagaaaaagaaatttaatcGTTCACATGAGAACTCAGTTTGATGGCATCATGTGAACCTCAAGTGCCAAAATTCTTAGTAATTTGCTGTTTGGAAACAGAGTAATTAAAACTGTATTGCATATTTAATTGTAGCAGCTTTGTTTAAAACGCATTTCAAATGGGAGATTTAGTTAAAACACTTCAACATTCACTTTATTCTAGCAGTTTTATgttagcattattttttttttaaagaggataAGTGAGATATTTGTAGCTTCTTAAAGGAGCAACGGATTTAATGCTTTCAGATTTAGACTTGGAACATTTTGgagtctttattttgtgtttatcctTTGTtcttatttggtttattttaatgattggATGAAATAGATATGTTACCTGTTACTGCATGTGCTTGTAGGGTCACAAATTAATGGCCCTTTGAGAGTaataatgttttctaaacttGAATCTAAATATCATCCACCATTTATTCTTCTAAATGGTTCTGATTGAGGAAGGAAATTGTGCTAAATAATGATGaaatctgacatgttttccctctttgtttaaaaatctgcatattCTTCTTAGTTGCTGTGAATTGTAGTTTTTACCCAAGTcttgttttgtcagtttttctttgataTGATTTTTATGCTTTGGATAATAGAAAAGGTATTGATGATCTGGATTGAATTTCAGatataataaagtttatttaccacaataattgtctttttcttttttctgtttagtaGAAGACTGTGTGACAGAATAGATTTACATAATTACAACCCCGTCCTGGCTGGAAACAGAGACTGGAATAAAACCTTCAGTTTGAAACAAAGTAAATCAGGAAAACCTTCACATATATAAACAGCAGCAGTCCACAGTAGAGCCCATCTGTTCCTCCCTGGTTCCTGATCCAGTTTTcaggtttggtttttttagaGTTGATGAGTTTGAAGTTTCAGGTCGATTCCTTAAGatcatcagttttatttacaggaaATTACAGATACTGGTAataaacacagagcagagattcagcaacaatgtttatttttgtcctgaatcaaatcaatcaaattttatttgtatagcacatttcacaaacaaggcatttcaaagaggTTTACAtcataacacaaaaacacaaagtcatgcaacatagaatcaaaaatcaaaacatgacactCAGTCAAGTTACATCATTAAATTCGTTATTGATTACATTTCGAATAAAACTCTAAACAAGTGGGTctttagtttagatttagaggcactcagtgtttcagctgttttacagttttctggaagtttgttccagatttgtggtgcatagaagctgaatgctgcttctccacgtttggttctggttctggggatgcagagcagaccagaaccagaagacttggagggttgctatgacaacaacagctctttaatgtattgtggtgctaagttgttaagtgatttataaactaacgaCACTATTCTTTGAGCAACAAAgacaacataataaaaaactgatattCAGATTCAAATATAGACAAGTATGTTTCCAATCAGTTTGTAACCTACCAGCGCAAACATTGCATTCAGTAACAGCTAGCATCTATCCACTAACCAAAatcattaaagtaaaacaaagtacAAGTGCAACAAATCT
The window above is part of the Xiphophorus couchianus chromosome 14, X_couchianus-1.0, whole genome shotgun sequence genome. Proteins encoded here:
- the LOC114156874 gene encoding zinc finger protein 260-like isoform X8, encoding MSSVPPQREFINEQVTPAGETFTEFKEINVKMEEEMEDQRRLMDFTRIPRIILHRIEWKEINVKMEEEMEDQRRLMDFTRIPRIILHRIDLCKEEVLNKPSNQGENSTLDPKKPEHLQIKQKQEEPEPLLGIQKQEEPEPLQIKQEQEETEHMQIKEEPEPLQIKQEQEETEPQEFKEEEKQLCISQDEDHLVLKQETDDILMMPSKVQRIQDEREPLRNQLISHDSAEDDNQDQEGSSTDDPEKKRDEEQKQKERCQKKKQQKSKTDSSKQKRQKKAHPDQKLHSCKICNKTFSVNNTLTLHMKIHTDGEQFICSMCRKQYSSKDALKKHMRYHLDVPYTCTICKNVFPSKNVLIDHMQTHMGEKGHTCVTCGKHFDFKSNLNLHMRSHTGEKPFSCTICGKEFSQKGTLIWHMRSHTGERPFPCTRCDQKFTRKHNLICHMRSHTGEKPFSCKICGKHFGYKCYLNSHKRIHTGEKPFSCKICGKSFTQNSNLSVHIQTHRELKLYSV